A stretch of Candidatus Bathyarchaeota archaeon DNA encodes these proteins:
- a CDS encoding glycosyltransferase: MRILQVHSSLNACGGAEKVALYSIKAFLERGHEIVLDVKEKTDWERVNRIMGVNLEGKIKERVQPKEIKFRRFMLYQNLYHSSRRSLNLLREVEFDVKFHTSGGNLFLLPEITYVHDLQANLRDINSKYRKSLFWRFYSEPYHLLKSPLNAILNRGYIIVNSTFTANFLRNYLSKSLVIYPPVEVEDLAPTLSNDRREASVLSIGRLSPEKNWHFLPLIASKMRDINFYLLASRQREQDEYRQKLLELKERFKTDNLTIIVDPPYRYKLKMLGRCKVLLHLCPYEPFGLAVAEGMASGLIPVVHRTGGQWIDILNYGNYGFSYKQITMDEISKNIRRALKAWCYNEALRVAKSANRFSAKRFTNKITSIIENCKSKVSKIGF; the protein is encoded by the coding sequence TTGAGGATCCTCCAGGTGCATTCCTCCCTTAACGCGTGTGGAGGCGCTGAAAAGGTTGCTCTCTACTCCATCAAGGCGTTTTTAGAAAGGGGGCATGAAATAGTCCTAGACGTCAAAGAGAAAACGGATTGGGAGAGGGTCAACAGGATAATGGGTGTAAATCTTGAAGGAAAAATAAAGGAACGAGTACAACCAAAAGAAATAAAATTTAGACGCTTCATGTTATATCAGAATTTATACCATTCCTCAAGGAGATCTTTAAATCTTCTAAGAGAAGTGGAGTTTGATGTTAAATTTCACACATCCGGGGGGAATTTATTCCTGCTTCCTGAAATCACATATGTCCACGACTTACAAGCAAATCTGAGAGATATCAATTCTAAATATAGGAAATCTCTATTCTGGAGGTTTTATTCAGAACCGTACCACCTATTAAAATCGCCTTTGAATGCCATACTAAACAGAGGCTATATCATTGTAAACTCGACTTTTACGGCAAACTTCCTTAGGAACTATTTGTCGAAAAGTTTAGTCATATATCCCCCCGTGGAGGTTGAGGATCTCGCTCCCACCTTATCAAACGATAGACGAGAAGCATCAGTGTTAAGTATAGGTAGGCTTAGCCCGGAGAAAAACTGGCACTTTCTCCCGCTGATCGCATCCAAGATGCGTGACATTAACTTTTACCTCCTAGCCTCAAGGCAGAGGGAGCAAGACGAATATCGTCAAAAACTGTTAGAACTCAAGGAGAGATTTAAAACCGACAACTTAACCATAATAGTAGATCCACCTTACAGATATAAGCTAAAGATGCTGGGCAGATGCAAGGTACTGCTGCACCTTTGTCCATATGAACCCTTCGGCCTCGCTGTTGCTGAGGGCATGGCCTCAGGGCTGATCCCAGTGGTTCACAGGACAGGAGGCCAATGGATAGACATATTGAATTATGGAAATTATGGATTTTCTTACAAACAAATAACTATGGATGAGATATCTAAAAACATTAGAAGAGCTCTCAAAGCATGGTGTTACAATGAGGCATTAAGAGTAGCAAAGAGCGCTAATAGATTCTCTGCTAAAAGATTTACAAATAAGATAACTTCGATAATAGAGAATTGCAAATCGAAAGTATCTAAAATAGGATTCTAA
- a CDS encoding cysteine desulfurase, whose translation MFNVYEVRRDFPILEKGIIYLDNAASSLTPEQVVQKEVEYYHEYRANVERGLHRLSQRASEEYEKAHEIVAELIGARSAKCIAMTKNTTEGINLVAYSRDWRRGDKIVTTLIEHHSNFITWLRVARRHGCKIEVVRPDREGRFDLADFEKAIDDRTRLVAVTRVSNVLGCIVPVKEVASIAHEHGALVLEDGAQGVPHLKTNVMDSDVDFLAFSGHKMLGPTGSGALYIAEEELYSTEPLCIGGGTISDVEVSSYMLAEPPLRFEAGTPAIAQAIGLGEACRYLMRIGMNLVESWDAQLSERLVEGLSNIEGVEVYGPTEPKERVGIVSFNIKGMNPHDVALILDSKYNIAVRSGHHCALPLMKELLGNPDGTVRASTYLYNTPEEIDRLIDAVKELVKS comes from the coding sequence TTGTTCAATGTCTATGAGGTTAGGAGAGACTTCCCAATCCTAGAGAAGGGGATCATCTACCTCGACAACGCAGCAAGCAGCCTCACGCCAGAGCAGGTGGTTCAGAAAGAGGTCGAGTACTACCATGAATATAGGGCCAATGTGGAGAGGGGCCTCCACAGGCTCTCCCAGAGGGCGAGTGAGGAGTATGAGAAGGCTCATGAGATCGTTGCAGAGTTAATAGGAGCAAGATCAGCTAAGTGCATTGCTATGACAAAGAACACAACTGAGGGGATCAACCTGGTCGCCTACTCAAGAGACTGGAGGAGGGGGGACAAGATAGTGACCACGCTGATAGAGCACCACTCCAACTTCATAACCTGGCTCAGGGTGGCGAGGAGGCACGGCTGCAAGATAGAGGTGGTCAGACCTGACAGAGAGGGGCGCTTCGACCTAGCGGACTTTGAGAAGGCGATTGATGACAGGACCAGGCTCGTGGCCGTCACAAGGGTCTCCAACGTCCTAGGCTGCATAGTCCCGGTTAAGGAGGTGGCATCCATAGCCCATGAACATGGAGCCCTGGTCTTAGAGGATGGAGCCCAGGGGGTTCCCCACCTGAAGACGAATGTGATGGACTCGGATGTGGACTTCCTAGCCTTCTCAGGGCACAAGATGCTCGGACCCACGGGGTCGGGAGCCCTGTACATAGCCGAGGAGGAACTCTACAGCACAGAGCCCCTATGCATAGGAGGAGGAACCATCTCAGATGTCGAGGTGTCATCCTACATGCTTGCGGAGCCACCCCTGAGGTTCGAGGCCGGAACCCCAGCCATAGCCCAAGCCATAGGCTTGGGGGAGGCATGCAGATACCTGATGAGGATAGGTATGAACCTAGTCGAGAGTTGGGATGCGCAGCTCTCCGAGAGGCTCGTCGAAGGGCTATCAAACATCGAGGGGGTCGAGGTTTACGGCCCCACTGAACCCAAGGAGAGAGTTGGGATAGTCTCCTTCAACATAAAGGGGATGAACCCCCACGATGTAGCCCTCATCTTAGACTCCAAGTATAACATCGCGGTCCGCTCGGGACACCACTGCGCCCTACCACTGATGAAGGAGCTGTTGGGGAACCCAGACGGAACAGTGAGGGCCTCCACATACCTATACAACACCCCAGAGGAGATAGATAGACTTATAGATGCTGTAAAGGAGTTAGTGAAAAGCTAG